In Firmicutes bacterium ASF500, a single genomic region encodes these proteins:
- the thiT gene encoding Thiamine transporter ThiT, translating into MTKNKATRMLAEAGIMIALALVLGMIKPYEFPNGGSISLEMLPLFLFCVRWGVAPGLVTCTAFGVLQIFVQGAVGYGWVSIILDYIVAPIPVALTGVGKGRPGGIYWGSVLGAAGRFLVHFASGITVYRILAPTELMGMVFDNPYVYSFIYNISYIGVDLILCLAIFALASKAMGKYYQGEDLK; encoded by the coding sequence ATGACAAAAAACAAAGCTACCCGGATGCTGGCGGAGGCCGGCATCATGATCGCCCTAGCTCTGGTGTTGGGGATGATCAAGCCCTACGAATTTCCCAACGGAGGCTCGATCTCTCTGGAGATGCTCCCCCTGTTCCTGTTCTGTGTGCGTTGGGGCGTGGCCCCTGGCCTGGTAACCTGCACCGCTTTCGGCGTGCTTCAGATCTTTGTCCAGGGGGCGGTAGGCTATGGCTGGGTCTCCATTATCCTGGACTACATCGTGGCCCCCATCCCGGTCGCCCTGACTGGCGTGGGCAAGGGGCGGCCCGGCGGGATTTACTGGGGCAGCGTACTGGGAGCGGCCGGCCGCTTTCTGGTCCACTTTGCCAGCGGTATCACCGTTTACCGCATCCTGGCTCCCACCGAACTGATGGGCATGGTGTTCGACAACCCGTACGTCTATTCCTTTATCTATAACATCAGCTATATCGGCGTTGATCTGATCCTCTGCCTGGCGATTTTTGCTCTGGCATCCAAGGCTATGGGGAAATACTATCAGGGCGAGGACCTGAAATAA
- the yitU gene encoding 5-amino-6-(5-phospho-D-ribitylamino)uracil phosphatase YitU — protein sequence MGKFDGILLASDFDDTLYDAALQIPERSLEAIRYFIREGGYFCVSTGRAHRTFAPFATLVPMNAPAVLSNGAAIYDFQADRALEQTCLPRSAPADLAAVMEAFPSLSLEVYHGEDIYVCNPNEITFAHLKKVNCDYTQCAISDMPTPWVKGIFHQEREVLLPVQTWLLERWGERYEAIFSNPRYLELTRKGSNKGGGVARVARLLGVAPDRVYCVGDNQNDIPMLALSAIPFAPANCAREVRDWGARILCSCGDGVIGDIVDILDGLYPRQG from the coding sequence ATGGGAAAATTTGACGGCATATTACTGGCCAGCGACTTTGACGACACGCTGTATGACGCTGCCCTCCAGATTCCGGAGCGCAGTCTGGAGGCCATCCGGTATTTCATCCGGGAGGGGGGCTACTTTTGCGTCTCCACCGGCCGGGCTCACCGGACCTTCGCCCCCTTCGCCACGCTGGTGCCCATGAACGCCCCGGCGGTGCTGTCCAACGGGGCGGCCATCTACGACTTTCAGGCGGACAGGGCGCTGGAGCAGACCTGCCTGCCCCGCAGCGCCCCCGCCGACCTGGCGGCGGTGATGGAGGCCTTTCCCTCCCTGTCCCTGGAGGTCTACCACGGGGAGGACATCTATGTCTGCAACCCCAATGAGATCACCTTTGCCCACCTGAAAAAAGTGAACTGCGACTATACCCAGTGCGCCATTTCGGACATGCCCACCCCCTGGGTGAAGGGCATTTTCCACCAGGAGCGGGAGGTTTTGCTCCCCGTCCAGACCTGGCTTCTGGAGCGGTGGGGGGAGCGGTATGAGGCCATTTTCTCCAACCCCCGCTACCTGGAGCTGACCCGCAAGGGGAGCAACAAGGGGGGCGGAGTGGCCCGGGTGGCCAGACTGCTGGGGGTCGCCCCGGACCGGGTGTACTGCGTGGGGGACAATCAGAACGACATCCCCATGCTGGCCCTGTCGGCCATCCCCTTCGCCCCCGCCAACTGCGCCAGGGAGGTCCGGGACTGGGGGGCGAGAATCCTGTGCTCCTGCGGCGACGGGGTCATCGGGGACATTGTAGATATTTTGGACGGCCTGTACCCCAGGCAGGGATAA
- the sigF gene encoding RNA polymerase sigma-F factor, translated as MSGPYTGSALLEAAREGDAAACEQVLLENNGLIWSVVRRYYGRGVEPDDLYQLGCLGFLKAVRGFDPSFGTQFSTYAVPKIAGEIRRFLRDDGPVKVSRGLKDRLVMIRAAQAKLLSQLGREPTLSELSEHTGLSPEDIAAAETAADPVISLQAETGEDGLTLEGLLSTGNQEEGMVERITLRAAVSALPERERQVMYLRYYKGLTQTSAARVLGVSQVQISRLERRALERLRKELT; from the coding sequence TTGAGCGGCCCGTATACCGGCTCCGCCCTGCTGGAGGCCGCCCGGGAGGGGGACGCCGCCGCCTGTGAGCAGGTCTTGCTGGAGAATAACGGCCTGATTTGGAGCGTGGTCCGCCGGTACTATGGCCGGGGGGTGGAGCCGGATGACCTGTATCAGCTGGGCTGTCTGGGCTTTCTCAAGGCGGTTCGGGGCTTTGACCCCAGCTTCGGCACCCAGTTCTCCACCTACGCCGTGCCCAAAATCGCCGGAGAGATCCGCCGCTTCCTCCGGGATGACGGCCCGGTGAAGGTAAGCCGGGGTCTGAAGGACCGGCTGGTGATGATCCGCGCGGCCCAGGCCAAGCTGCTGAGCCAGCTGGGCCGGGAGCCCACTCTGTCCGAGCTGTCGGAGCACACCGGCCTGTCCCCCGAGGACATCGCCGCCGCCGAGACGGCGGCCGACCCGGTAATCTCCCTCCAGGCGGAGACGGGAGAGGACGGCCTCACCCTGGAGGGTCTGCTGTCCACAGGAAACCAGGAGGAGGGGATGGTGGAGCGCATCACCCTCCGCGCCGCCGTGTCCGCCCTCCCGGAGCGGGAGCGGCAGGTCATGTACCTGCGCTACTACAAGGGCCTCACCCAGACCAGCGCCGCCCGGGTCCTGGGCGTCTCCCAGGTCCAGATCTCCCGCCTGGAGCGCCGCGCCCTGGAGCGATTGCGGAAGGAATTGACGTAA
- the spoIIAB gene encoding Anti-sigma F factor, with protein sequence MKIENQVTLEFPSRSANEGFARASAACFAAQLDPTLEEVSDIKTAVSEAVTNAIVHAYPDTLGRIVLKLRLKEGNVLEITVRDWGVGIADVEQARTPLFTTGNEDRSGMGFTIMESFMDTVRVRSTPGKGTTVTMARRIARRAGH encoded by the coding sequence ATGAAAATTGAGAACCAAGTGACACTGGAGTTCCCCAGCCGGTCAGCCAACGAGGGCTTCGCCCGGGCGTCGGCGGCCTGCTTCGCCGCTCAGCTGGACCCCACCCTGGAGGAGGTCAGCGACATCAAGACCGCCGTCAGCGAGGCGGTGACCAACGCCATCGTCCACGCCTACCCCGACACCCTGGGCCGGATCGTCCTGAAGCTGCGCCTCAAGGAGGGCAACGTGCTGGAGATCACCGTCCGGGACTGGGGGGTGGGCATCGCCGATGTGGAACAGGCCCGGACGCCCCTGTTCACCACGGGGAACGAGGACCGCTCCGGTATGGGCTTTACCATTATGGAGAGCTTTATGGACACCGTGCGGGTCCGCTCCACCCCCGGGAAGGGAACCACTGTCACCATGGCCCGGCGAATCGCCCGCCGGGCCGGGCATTGA
- the spoIIAA gene encoding Anti-sigma F factor antagonist has translation MPVTCKEEARRLTALVDGELDHHGAKAVMEELDRRIDQAQPRQLTLDLSGLSFTDSSGIAVLLRAQRRMAQVQGAMTVVNTPPQAGRVFQAAGLERLIRFE, from the coding sequence ATGCCGGTAACCTGTAAAGAGGAGGCGCGCCGCCTGACGGCGCTGGTGGACGGGGAGCTGGACCACCACGGAGCCAAAGCGGTGATGGAGGAGCTGGACCGGCGCATCGACCAGGCCCAACCCCGCCAGCTCACCCTGGACCTGAGCGGGCTGTCCTTCACTGACAGCTCAGGCATCGCTGTGCTCCTCCGGGCCCAGCGGCGGATGGCCCAGGTGCAGGGGGCCATGACGGTGGTCAACACCCCGCCCCAGGCGGGCAGAGTCTTCCAGGCCGCCGGCCTGGAGCGGCTGATCCGGTTTGAATAA
- the rhaS_3 gene encoding HTH-type transcriptional activator RhaS codes for MDDFSFSLFPNENFMDLRLYQYGWEQCVPLHSFGPYVRNHFLFHYVISGHGQLDADGPDGETTRYQLQPGEGFLICPGQVTTYAACEDDPWKYVWLEFDGLRAAEYIESAGLGLSQPIYRPQSPAQGDALRDTMLYIADHTEASALHLVGHLCLFLDGLIQSSSTRRELRGSQLRDFYIQEAITYMEHNYWRELTVEELADTCKLNRSYFSKIFKEYAGCPPQEFLIRLRLSKAADLMKGTGNSIGVIASMCGYPNQLHFSRAFHKRYGLSPREWRAQHQLRGKTMRSPS; via the coding sequence TTGGATGATTTCTCCTTTTCCCTCTTTCCCAACGAGAATTTCATGGACCTGCGGCTGTATCAGTATGGCTGGGAGCAGTGCGTTCCGCTGCACTCCTTCGGCCCCTATGTGCGCAATCACTTCCTGTTTCACTATGTCATCTCCGGCCATGGCCAGCTGGACGCCGACGGCCCGGACGGCGAGACCACCCGGTATCAGCTCCAGCCCGGGGAGGGCTTTCTCATCTGCCCCGGCCAGGTGACCACCTACGCCGCCTGCGAGGACGACCCCTGGAAATACGTCTGGCTGGAATTTGACGGCCTGCGGGCGGCGGAGTACATTGAGAGCGCTGGGCTGGGCCTGTCCCAGCCCATCTACCGCCCCCAGAGCCCCGCTCAGGGGGACGCCCTTCGGGACACCATGCTTTACATCGCCGATCACACCGAAGCCTCCGCCCTCCATCTGGTGGGCCACCTGTGCCTGTTCCTGGACGGGCTGATTCAGTCCTCCTCCACCCGGCGGGAGCTGCGGGGCAGTCAGCTCCGGGACTTCTACATCCAGGAGGCCATCACCTACATGGAGCACAACTACTGGCGGGAGCTCACCGTGGAGGAGTTGGCCGACACCTGCAAGCTGAACCGGAGCTATTTCAGCAAAATTTTCAAAGAGTACGCCGGCTGTCCGCCCCAGGAATTTCTCATCCGGCTGCGGCTGTCCAAGGCCGCCGACCTGATGAAGGGGACGGGCAACTCCATCGGGGTAATCGCTTCCATGTGCGGCTACCCCAACCAGCTCCACTTCTCCCGGGCCTTCCACAAGCGGTACGGCCTCTCCCCCCGGGAGTGGCGGGCCCAGCATCAGCTCAGAGGGAAGACTATGCGCAGCCCCAGCTGA
- the spmB gene encoding Spore maturation protein B, producing MDLFFTMLVPLIIGGVALYAAFRRVDVYAALVRGAGAGLDTLLRIVPSLVGLLTAVYMLRASGALDLLAGLLAPVMGRLGLSPELLPLMLVRPVSGSAALGVGSELIATYGPDSALGRTAAVMLGSTETTFYTIAVYFGAVGVTKTRYAIPAALCADLTGFLAAAWAVRVCFG from the coding sequence ATGGATCTGTTCTTCACCATGCTGGTCCCCCTCATCATCGGAGGGGTGGCTCTCTACGCCGCCTTCCGGCGGGTGGATGTCTACGCCGCCCTAGTCCGGGGGGCGGGGGCGGGGCTGGACACCCTGCTGCGCATTGTGCCCTCCCTGGTCGGGCTTCTGACGGCGGTGTATATGCTCCGGGCCTCGGGGGCGCTGGACCTGCTGGCGGGGCTCCTGGCCCCGGTTATGGGCCGTCTGGGCCTGTCCCCGGAGCTGCTGCCCCTGATGCTGGTCCGGCCGGTGAGCGGCTCCGCCGCCCTGGGGGTGGGCTCTGAGCTGATTGCCACCTACGGCCCCGACTCCGCTCTGGGCCGCACCGCCGCCGTCATGCTGGGCTCCACCGAGACCACCTTCTACACCATCGCCGTCTACTTCGGCGCCGTGGGCGTCACCAAAACCCGCTACGCCATCCCCGCCGCTCTCTGCGCCGACCTCACTGGCTTTCTTGCCGCCGCCTGGGCGGTCCGGGTCTGCTTCGGATAG
- the spmA gene encoding Spore maturation protein A, with translation MTMTVIWTGMVALSILCGLATGRGPEVAAAAAEGAAAAVELSLSIAGMLCLWTGVMEVMRQSGLAGQLSRLLAPLLRRLFPQAAGDRRTMDAISANVSANLLGLGNAATPLGLEAAWGLARSSPGIASDGLCMLVVCNTASIQLIPTTVASVRAAQGCQTPFDILPAVWLASALSVGVGILACKIFSKVWRA, from the coding sequence ATGACAATGACGGTGATTTGGACGGGGATGGTGGCGCTCTCCATCCTCTGCGGGCTGGCTACCGGCCGGGGGCCGGAGGTGGCCGCCGCCGCCGCCGAGGGGGCTGCGGCCGCGGTGGAGCTGTCCCTGTCCATCGCGGGGATGCTGTGCCTGTGGACGGGGGTGATGGAGGTCATGCGGCAGTCGGGGCTGGCCGGCCAGCTGTCCCGGCTGCTGGCCCCCCTCCTGCGCCGGCTCTTCCCCCAGGCGGCGGGGGACCGGCGGACGATGGACGCCATCTCCGCCAATGTGTCCGCCAACCTGCTGGGCCTGGGCAACGCCGCCACCCCCCTGGGCCTGGAGGCCGCATGGGGGCTGGCCCGAAGCAGTCCCGGCATAGCCTCCGACGGGCTGTGTATGCTGGTGGTATGCAACACCGCCTCCATCCAGCTCATCCCCACCACCGTGGCCTCCGTCCGGGCCGCTCAGGGCTGTCAGACCCCCTTCGACATCCTCCCCGCCGTGTGGCTGGCCTCCGCCCTGTCGGTGGGGGTGGGGATTTTGGCGTGCAAGATTTTTTCCAAGGTATGGAGGGCGTGA
- the pcrA gene encoding ATP-dependent DNA helicase PcrA: protein MLDHQQEIRFCKARRGAIAREFGRLNPEQQKAALATEGPLLLLAGAGSGKTTVLIHRIANLMKYGRGSDSDEVPEFVTQDDLEFLEEYVRTGQGDKARQERLCRLDPAAPWTILAITFTNKAAGELKDRLSNMLGPSANDIWASTFHSACVRILRRDIDKLGFASSFTIYDTDDSLRVIKDILKELNMDDKQFAPRSVLGYISRAKDAMKLAPDYLAECKAAEDFRLTKIANVYMEYQRRLWEANALDFDDIILHTVRLLKGFDDVREYYQRKFRYVLIDEYQDTNNLQYLLASTLAGGYENFCVVGDDDQSIYRFRGATIENILSFEKQYKGARVIRLEENYRSTGHILDAANAVIRNNQGRKGKELWTRAGPGESLHLYTAMNESDEAQYVANKILENFGQGRRWRDHAILYRMNAQSNQMEQAFKRNGVPYRIIGGTRFFDRAEVKDVLAYLAVLDNPEDDLRLTRIINNPPRGIGARTVEIAQELARRDESSFYAVVDNAALYPELQKAAKRLGEFTKLIQELYQLLAENRLTLPEFYEELLVRTGYAAMLETRNTVEDRTRLENVRELLTSINSYLENRADPEESLLDALHSFLDEIALYTDIDSHDPSQDCVVMMTMHAAKGLEFPVVFVVGAEEGLFPGIRAIGEAEEMEEERRLCYVAMTRAREQLHLTCANQRMLFGRTSSNRPSRFVEEIPPEHLERSGKTFLSDLGESWGGMPSRASGYGGYGERPSYGAGRQSYGGGRAPAGRDDSSPPSSARRTTGTGAPGYRPPQPPAPAASGSLRLSKGDAVSHKAFGAGVVLSVQSMGGDALVEIAFDSVGTKRLMLKAASAHMTKK, encoded by the coding sequence ATGTTAGACCACCAACAAGAAATACGCTTCTGCAAGGCCCGCCGGGGGGCCATCGCCCGGGAGTTTGGCCGGCTGAACCCGGAGCAGCAGAAGGCGGCGCTGGCTACCGAGGGGCCGCTGCTGCTGCTGGCGGGGGCGGGGAGCGGCAAGACCACCGTCCTCATCCACCGCATCGCCAACCTGATGAAGTACGGCCGGGGCTCCGACAGCGACGAGGTCCCGGAGTTCGTCACCCAGGACGACCTGGAATTTCTGGAGGAGTACGTCCGCACCGGCCAGGGGGACAAGGCCCGTCAGGAGCGGCTGTGCCGCCTGGACCCCGCCGCCCCCTGGACCATCCTGGCCATCACCTTTACCAACAAGGCCGCCGGGGAGCTGAAGGACCGGCTGTCTAACATGCTGGGCCCCTCCGCCAACGACATCTGGGCCAGCACCTTCCACTCCGCCTGCGTGCGCATCCTCCGCCGGGACATCGACAAGCTGGGCTTTGCCAGCTCCTTCACCATCTACGACACCGACGACTCCCTCCGGGTCATCAAGGATATCTTGAAGGAGCTGAACATGGACGACAAGCAGTTCGCCCCCCGGTCGGTGCTGGGGTACATCTCCCGGGCCAAGGACGCCATGAAGCTGGCCCCGGACTACCTGGCGGAGTGCAAGGCGGCGGAGGATTTCAGGCTGACCAAAATCGCCAACGTCTATATGGAGTATCAGCGCCGCCTCTGGGAGGCCAACGCCCTGGACTTTGACGACATCATCCTCCACACGGTCCGCCTGCTGAAGGGCTTTGACGACGTGCGGGAATATTACCAGCGGAAATTCCGCTATGTACTCATCGACGAGTATCAGGATACCAACAATCTGCAATACTTACTGGCCTCCACCCTGGCGGGGGGGTATGAGAACTTCTGCGTGGTGGGCGACGACGACCAGTCTATCTACCGCTTCCGGGGGGCCACCATCGAGAATATTCTGTCCTTCGAGAAGCAGTACAAGGGGGCCAGGGTGATCCGTCTGGAGGAGAATTACCGCTCCACCGGCCATATCCTGGACGCGGCCAACGCGGTCATCCGCAACAACCAGGGCCGGAAGGGCAAGGAGCTTTGGACCCGGGCCGGGCCGGGGGAGTCCCTCCACCTGTACACCGCCATGAACGAGAGCGACGAGGCCCAGTATGTGGCCAACAAAATTCTGGAGAACTTCGGCCAGGGCCGGAGGTGGAGGGACCACGCCATCCTCTACCGGATGAACGCCCAGTCCAACCAGATGGAGCAGGCCTTTAAGCGAAACGGCGTCCCCTACCGGATCATCGGGGGTACCCGGTTCTTCGACCGGGCGGAGGTGAAGGACGTGCTGGCCTATCTGGCCGTGCTGGACAACCCGGAGGACGACCTGCGCCTCACCCGGATTATCAACAATCCCCCCCGGGGCATCGGGGCCCGGACGGTGGAAATCGCCCAGGAGCTGGCACGCCGGGACGAGAGCTCCTTCTACGCCGTCGTGGACAACGCCGCACTCTACCCGGAGCTGCAAAAGGCGGCCAAGCGGCTGGGGGAGTTCACCAAGCTGATTCAGGAGCTCTATCAGCTGCTGGCGGAAAACCGGCTCACCCTCCCGGAGTTTTACGAGGAGCTGCTGGTCCGCACCGGCTATGCCGCCATGCTGGAGACCAGAAACACCGTGGAGGACCGCACCCGGCTGGAGAACGTGCGAGAGCTGCTCACCTCCATCAACAGCTATCTGGAGAACCGGGCCGACCCGGAGGAAAGCCTCCTGGACGCCCTCCACAGCTTCCTGGACGAGATCGCCCTGTACACCGACATCGACAGCCACGACCCCTCCCAGGACTGCGTGGTGATGATGACCATGCACGCCGCCAAGGGGCTGGAGTTCCCGGTGGTCTTTGTGGTGGGGGCGGAGGAGGGGCTGTTCCCCGGTATCCGGGCCATCGGCGAGGCGGAGGAGATGGAGGAGGAGCGGCGGCTGTGCTACGTGGCTATGACCCGAGCCCGGGAGCAGCTCCACCTCACCTGCGCCAACCAGCGGATGCTCTTCGGCCGCACCAGCTCCAACCGGCCCTCCCGGTTCGTGGAGGAGATCCCCCCAGAGCACCTGGAGCGGTCGGGCAAAACCTTCCTGTCTGACCTGGGGGAGAGCTGGGGCGGTATGCCCAGCCGGGCCTCCGGCTATGGGGGGTACGGCGAGCGGCCCTCCTACGGGGCGGGCCGGCAGAGCTATGGCGGAGGACGGGCTCCCGCGGGGCGGGACGACTCCAGCCCGCCGTCCTCCGCGCGCCGGACAACAGGAACCGGGGCTCCGGGCTACCGTCCCCCACAGCCGCCGGCACCGGCGGCGTCGGGTTCCCTCCGGCTGTCCAAGGGCGACGCGGTCAGCCACAAGGCCTTCGGGGCGGGGGTGGTCCTCTCCGTCCAGTCCATGGGGGGCGACGCCCTGGTGGAGATCGCCTTCGACAGCGTGGGCACCAAGCGGCTGATGCTGAAGGCCGCCTCGGCCCATATGACAAAGAAATAA
- the cynR_1 gene encoding HTH-type transcriptional regulator CynR — protein sequence MFVKNPEYFLAIVKERSISKAAERLYLSQPYLSQYLAKLEGGLGAVLLDRSHSPLRLTPAGEVFYAYLERQGYLDRQLLSDLRDLQDKKRPLLHIGVSPWRGSVLMPDLLPRFEEQYPGVQVVLHEAPVPELGELAEANVIDFCIMQVPDSLEELTYEPVMRERVFLVGRRDHPMLQGLESSWDDPMPFPDLRLLERERLIMLPEDWRLSKQLYNLFSVHSVEPQNILVTTNTTTAINLAAERMGLAFLQESGISRTSYLDRLACFTLGEPPLTCPLAVVYKKNGFLSPAARAFIRLIQEFYSRYDRDTE from the coding sequence ATGTTCGTCAAAAACCCGGAGTACTTTCTCGCCATCGTCAAGGAGCGCAGCATCTCCAAGGCGGCGGAGCGGCTCTACCTCTCCCAGCCCTATCTGAGCCAGTATCTGGCCAAGCTGGAGGGTGGGCTGGGGGCGGTCCTGCTGGACCGGTCCCACTCCCCGCTGAGGCTCACCCCGGCGGGCGAGGTGTTCTACGCCTATCTGGAGCGGCAGGGCTATCTGGACCGGCAGCTGCTCAGCGACCTGCGGGACCTCCAGGACAAAAAGCGGCCCCTGCTCCACATCGGGGTGTCCCCCTGGCGGGGCTCCGTCCTCATGCCCGACCTCCTGCCCCGGTTTGAGGAGCAGTACCCCGGCGTCCAGGTGGTCCTCCACGAGGCCCCGGTGCCCGAGCTGGGGGAGCTGGCCGAGGCCAACGTCATCGACTTCTGCATCATGCAGGTCCCCGACAGCCTGGAGGAGCTGACCTACGAGCCCGTTATGCGGGAGCGGGTGTTCCTGGTGGGCCGCCGGGACCACCCCATGCTCCAGGGGCTGGAGAGCAGCTGGGACGACCCCATGCCCTTCCCCGACCTGCGGCTGCTGGAGCGGGAACGGCTTATCATGCTGCCCGAGGACTGGCGGCTGTCCAAGCAGCTGTACAACCTGTTCTCCGTCCACAGCGTGGAGCCCCAGAACATCCTGGTGACCACCAACACCACCACCGCCATCAACCTGGCGGCGGAGCGGATGGGACTGGCCTTTCTTCAGGAGAGCGGCATCTCCCGCACCTCCTATCTGGACCGGCTGGCCTGCTTCACCCTGGGCGAGCCCCCGCTGACCTGTCCCCTGGCGGTGGTCTATAAGAAAAACGGCTTCCTCTCCCCCGCCGCCCGGGCCTTTATCCGCCTGATTCAGGAGTTCTACAGCCGGTATGACCGGGATACGGAATAA
- a CDS encoding Purine nucleoside phosphoramidase, whose translation MSDCLFCKIAAGEIPSNKVYEDGQCLAFYDIDPQAPTHFLVIPKVHIPSVAGVDGDNAAVVAHIFTVIAREAKRLGLDSYRVVSNIGEQAGQSVPHLHFHVLAGRDMTWPPG comes from the coding sequence ATGTCTGACTGTTTATTCTGCAAAATCGCCGCCGGGGAGATCCCGTCCAACAAGGTCTATGAGGACGGCCAGTGCCTGGCCTTTTACGACATCGACCCCCAGGCCCCCACCCACTTCCTGGTGATTCCCAAGGTCCACATCCCCTCGGTGGCCGGGGTGGACGGGGACAACGCCGCCGTGGTGGCCCACATCTTCACCGTCATCGCCCGGGAGGCCAAGCGGCTGGGGCTGGACAGCTACCGGGTGGTGTCCAACATCGGGGAGCAGGCGGGCCAGAGCGTGCCCCATCTCCACTTCCACGTGCTGGCGGGCCGGGACATGACCTGGCCTCCGGGCTGA
- the rpmB gene encoding 50S ribosomal protein L28: MAKCEFCDKGVTFGIKVSHSHRRSNRTWKPNVKRVKAIVNGAPTHVYVCTRCLRSGKVTRAV; this comes from the coding sequence ATGGCCAAATGCGAATTTTGCGACAAGGGCGTGACCTTCGGCATCAAGGTTTCCCACTCCCACCGCCGCTCCAACCGCACCTGGAAGCCCAACGTGAAGCGGGTTAAGGCAATCGTGAATGGCGCCCCCACTCACGTCTACGTCTGCACCAGATGCCTCCGTTCCGGTAAGGTCACCCGCGCTGTGTAA
- the hprK gene encoding HPr kinase/phosphorylase, whose amino-acid sequence MSEQKKSVRLGDIVREFDLEILQAGQDYENVPLRALDINRPGLPLTGFFEHFDTERLLLIGLTENTYLGGLTSQERRESFERLLSYPVPALILTRGLEPFPECMELAKKYDRTVLRSTLQTSIFMSSLISSLYNHLAPQITRSGVMMEVYGEGVLIQGESGVGKSEVAIELLKRGHRLVADDAVEIKETSRHTLVATAPELIRGYMELRGIGVIDISRLLGMGAIKLFQEIDLVINLEPWDDKAVYDRFGLESHFTEILSVKVPATTIPVKPGRNLASIVEVAAMNNRNRKMGHNAAQELTNRMDKLFQEQLEGGN is encoded by the coding sequence TTGTCAGAACAGAAAAAAAGCGTAAGACTTGGCGATATCGTCAGAGAATTTGACCTGGAGATCCTCCAGGCGGGGCAGGACTACGAAAACGTCCCCCTGCGGGCGCTGGATATCAACCGGCCCGGCCTGCCCCTGACCGGTTTCTTTGAGCATTTCGACACGGAGCGGCTTCTGCTGATCGGTCTGACCGAGAATACCTATCTGGGGGGGCTGACCTCCCAGGAGCGCCGGGAGAGCTTCGAGCGCCTGCTGTCCTACCCGGTGCCCGCCCTCATCCTCACCCGGGGGCTGGAGCCCTTCCCCGAGTGCATGGAGCTGGCGAAAAAATACGACCGGACGGTGCTGCGCTCCACCCTCCAGACCTCCATCTTCATGAGCTCGCTGATCAGCAGCCTCTATAACCACCTGGCCCCCCAGATCACCCGGTCGGGGGTCATGATGGAGGTCTACGGCGAGGGCGTGCTCATTCAGGGGGAGTCCGGCGTGGGTAAGAGCGAGGTGGCCATCGAGCTTTTGAAGCGGGGACACCGGCTGGTGGCCGACGACGCGGTGGAGATCAAGGAGACCAGCCGCCACACCCTGGTCGCCACAGCCCCCGAGCTGATCCGGGGCTATATGGAGCTGCGGGGCATCGGCGTCATCGACATCAGCCGTCTGCTGGGCATGGGGGCCATCAAGCTCTTCCAGGAGATCGACCTGGTAATCAACCTGGAGCCCTGGGACGACAAGGCGGTGTATGACCGCTTCGGCCTGGAGTCCCATTTTACCGAGATTCTCAGCGTCAAGGTCCCCGCCACCACCATCCCGGTGAAGCCGGGGCGGAATCTGGCCAGCATCGTGGAGGTGGCGGCGATGAACAACCGCAACCGCAAGATGGGCCACAACGCGGCCCAGGAGCTGACCAACCGCATGGATAAGCTGTTTCAGGAGCAGCTGGAAGGAGGAAACTGA